One genomic region from Mycobacterium basiliense encodes:
- a CDS encoding rubredoxin, with the protein MNAFQCPVCDYVYDEAKGDPREGFPAGTRWDQIPDDWCCPDCAVREKVDFERI; encoded by the coding sequence ATCAACGCCTTCCAGTGCCCGGTCTGCGACTACGTCTACGACGAGGCTAAAGGCGACCCCAGGGAAGGATTTCCAGCCGGCACCCGATGGGACCAGATTCCCGACGATTGGTGCTGTCCGGATTGCGCAGTGCGCGAGAAAGTTGATTTCGAAAGGATCTAG
- the ahcY gene encoding adenosylhomocysteinase — protein MTTTETALSADVKNGIDFKIADLSLADFGRKELRIAEHEMPGLMSLRREYAEVKPLKGARISGSLHMTVQTAVLIETLTALGAEVRWASCNIFSTQDHAAAAVVVGPHGTPEEPKGVPVFAWKGESLEEYWWCAEQMLTWPDEDKPANMILDDGGDATMLVLRGMQYEKAGVVPPAEEDDSAEWKVFLNLLRSRFETDKGKWTKIAESVKGVTEETTTGVLRLYQFAAAGDLAFPAINVNDSVTKSKFDNKYGTRHSLIDGINRGTDALIGGKKVLICGYGDVGKGCAEAMKGQGARVQVTEIDPINALQAMMEGFDVVTVEDAIGDADIVVTSTGNKDIIMLEHIKAMKDHSILGNIGHFDNEIDMAGLERSGATRTNIKPQVDLWTFGDTGRSVIVLSEGRLLNLGNATGHPSFVMSNSFANQTIAQIELWTKNDEYDNEVYRLPKHLDEKVARIHVEALGGKLTKLTKDQAEYLGVDVEGPYKPDHYRY, from the coding sequence ATGACGACGACCGAAACTGCGCTCTCTGCCGACGTAAAGAACGGCATCGATTTCAAGATTGCCGACCTGTCGCTAGCGGATTTCGGTCGCAAAGAGCTCCGGATCGCCGAGCACGAGATGCCCGGCCTGATGTCGCTACGCCGCGAATATGCCGAGGTGAAGCCCCTCAAAGGCGCCCGTATCTCGGGTTCGCTGCACATGACCGTCCAGACCGCGGTGCTGATTGAAACCCTCACCGCGCTGGGCGCCGAAGTTCGATGGGCGTCCTGCAACATCTTCTCTACCCAGGACCACGCGGCCGCCGCTGTCGTCGTCGGTCCGCATGGCACGCCCGAGGAGCCCAAGGGCGTGCCGGTGTTCGCCTGGAAGGGCGAGTCGCTCGAAGAGTACTGGTGGTGCGCCGAGCAGATGCTGACGTGGCCCGACGAGGACAAGCCGGCCAACATGATCCTCGATGACGGTGGCGATGCCACCATGCTGGTGCTGCGCGGCATGCAGTACGAGAAGGCCGGTGTGGTGCCACCCGCTGAGGAAGACGACTCCGCGGAGTGGAAGGTCTTCCTGAACCTGCTGCGCAGCCGCTTCGAGACCGACAAGGGCAAATGGACCAAGATCGCCGAGTCGGTCAAGGGCGTCACCGAGGAAACCACCACCGGTGTGCTGCGGCTCTACCAATTCGCCGCGGCCGGGGACCTGGCTTTCCCGGCGATCAACGTCAACGACTCGGTGACCAAGTCCAAGTTCGACAACAAATACGGCACCCGGCACTCGTTGATCGACGGCATCAACCGCGGCACCGACGCGCTGATCGGCGGCAAGAAGGTCCTGATCTGTGGCTACGGCGACGTCGGCAAGGGTTGTGCGGAGGCGATGAAGGGCCAGGGCGCCCGCGTCCAGGTCACCGAGATCGACCCGATCAACGCGCTGCAGGCGATGATGGAGGGATTCGACGTCGTCACCGTTGAGGACGCCATCGGTGACGCGGACATCGTCGTGACGTCGACCGGCAACAAAGACATCATCATGCTCGAGCACATCAAGGCGATGAAGGACCACTCGATCCTGGGCAACATCGGCCACTTCGACAACGAGATCGACATGGCCGGCCTGGAGCGCTCCGGGGCGACGCGGACCAACATCAAGCCGCAGGTCGACCTGTGGACCTTCGGTGACACCGGGCGCTCGGTCATCGTGCTGTCCGAAGGGCGGCTGCTGAACCTGGGTAATGCGACCGGGCACCCGTCGTTCGTGATGAGCAACAGCTTCGCCAACCAGACGATCGCTCAGATCGAACTGTGGACCAAGAACGATGAGTACGACAACGAGGTGTACCGGCTGCCCAAGCACTTGGACGAGAAGGTGGCCCGCATCCACGTCGAGGCCCTCGGTGGCAAGCTGACCAAGCTGACCAAGGACCAGGCCGAATACCTCGGTGTCGACGTCGAAGGCCCGTACAAGCCGGACCACTACCGCTACTGA
- a CDS encoding TobH protein, with the protein MNATQAIDLEDTDGLIAADREGLLRAASTAGAHVRAVAAARDEGELDSLHGHDRPRTVIWVAGRGTAEAAGVMLAATLGAAASAPIVIAREAPPWVGPLDVVVVAGDDPCDPALVTATATGVRRGARVVVVAPYQGPLRDCSAGRVAVLAPRLPVPDAFGFSRYLAAGLAVLRTVDHRLSIDLSSLADELDAEALRNGAGREVFTNPAKTLAARITGRRVALVGDNAATLALARHGSSVLLRVAHQVAAASWLADAMVALRTGMTSGVGDDGYSANALFHDEQIDGPLPERMRVLALTLAEERAVVGARVAGLSDVYVVAAEDAAQVPGVPGALAGSDGAMTGTQQAEQQLAVLAVRLEMAAVYQRLVRG; encoded by the coding sequence GTGAACGCCACCCAGGCGATCGATCTCGAAGACACCGATGGCCTGATTGCTGCGGATCGGGAAGGCCTGCTGCGAGCCGCATCGACCGCGGGTGCACACGTGCGTGCCGTTGCCGCCGCTCGAGACGAGGGCGAACTCGACTCACTGCACGGCCACGACCGGCCCCGCACGGTGATTTGGGTGGCCGGCCGGGGTACCGCCGAAGCGGCGGGGGTCATGCTGGCCGCTACCTTGGGTGCGGCGGCCAGTGCGCCGATCGTGATCGCGCGCGAAGCGCCACCCTGGGTCGGGCCGCTGGACGTGGTGGTCGTTGCCGGTGACGACCCGTGTGATCCCGCTCTGGTCACCGCCACCGCGACCGGCGTGCGCCGCGGGGCGAGGGTGGTCGTGGTGGCTCCGTACCAGGGGCCGCTGCGCGACTGCTCGGCCGGCCGGGTTGCGGTGTTGGCGCCACGGTTGCCGGTACCAGACGCATTCGGATTCTCCCGGTACCTGGCCGCCGGGTTGGCCGTGCTCAGGACGGTTGATCACCGGCTGAGTATCGACCTGTCATCGCTCGCCGACGAGCTTGATGCCGAGGCACTCCGTAACGGTGCCGGCCGCGAGGTGTTCACCAACCCAGCCAAGACGCTTGCCGCCCGCATCACCGGCCGCCGGGTCGCTTTGGTTGGCGACAACGCCGCCACACTGGCGCTGGCCAGACACGGCAGTTCGGTGTTGTTGCGGGTCGCGCATCAGGTGGCCGCGGCCAGCTGGCTGGCCGACGCGATGGTGGCACTGCGGACGGGTATGACGTCGGGCGTCGGCGATGACGGCTACTCGGCGAATGCGCTATTCCATGATGAGCAGATCGACGGACCGCTGCCCGAGCGGATGCGGGTGCTGGCGCTGACGTTGGCCGAGGAGCGGGCGGTCGTGGGCGCTCGGGTTGCCGGGCTTAGTGACGTCTATGTGGTGGCGGCGGAGGATGCGGCACAGGTCCCGGGTGTGCCCGGTGCCCTCGCCGGGTCGGATGGGGCGATGACCGGCACACAACAGGCCGAGCAGCAACTGGCAGTATTGGCCGTTCGGCTGGAGATGGCCGCGGTGTATCAGCGACTCGTGCGGGGATAG
- the manA gene encoding mannose-6-phosphate isomerase, class I produces the protein MELLRGALRTYAWGSRTAIAEFTGRPVPAAHPEAELWFGAHPGDPAWLETENGETSLLEALSADPEGQLGPGSRARFGDVLPFLVKVLAADEPLSLQAHPSAEQAVEGYRREERLGIPVSSPVRNYRDTSHKPELLVALQPFTALAGFRPAARTSELLQALAVSDLDPFIDLLSDQSDADGLRALFTTWITAPQPDIDVLVPAVLDGAIHYVSSGAMEFQSEAKTVLELGERYPGDAGVLAALLLNCISLSPGEAIFLPAGNLHAYMRGFALEVMANSDNVLRGGLTPKHVDVPELLRVLDFTPTAESELRPAVRHDGLELIYDTPTDEFAVALLALDGDHVGHEIDASCSHDGPQILLCTEGSTMVHGKSKSLLLEHGQAAWVAADDGPIRLLASEPAKLFRATVGL, from the coding sequence GTGGAACTGCTACGCGGAGCGTTACGGACGTACGCCTGGGGATCGCGCACCGCCATCGCTGAGTTCACCGGGAGGCCGGTGCCGGCGGCCCACCCCGAGGCTGAACTCTGGTTTGGCGCGCACCCGGGGGACCCGGCCTGGTTGGAAACCGAGAACGGCGAAACCTCGCTGCTTGAAGCGTTGTCCGCCGATCCGGAGGGACAACTCGGTCCCGGCTCGCGGGCGCGGTTCGGCGATGTGCTCCCGTTCCTGGTCAAGGTGCTTGCCGCCGACGAACCACTATCGTTGCAGGCGCATCCCAGCGCCGAGCAGGCGGTCGAGGGCTACCGGCGTGAGGAACGGCTTGGCATTCCGGTGTCCTCACCGGTCCGCAACTATCGCGACACCAGCCACAAGCCGGAGTTGCTGGTGGCACTGCAGCCCTTTACGGCGCTCGCCGGATTCCGGCCGGCGGCTCGCACCAGCGAGCTGTTGCAGGCGCTGGCCGTGTCCGACCTCGACCCGTTCATCGATTTGCTGAGCGACCAGTCCGACGCTGACGGTTTGCGCGCGCTGTTCACCACCTGGATCACCGCGCCGCAGCCCGATATCGACGTGCTGGTGCCGGCCGTGCTCGACGGGGCCATTCACTATGTCAGCTCTGGCGCTATGGAATTCCAGTCCGAAGCCAAGACGGTACTTGAACTGGGTGAGCGCTATCCCGGTGACGCCGGCGTGCTGGCAGCGTTGTTGCTTAACTGCATCAGCCTGTCTCCCGGCGAGGCGATATTTCTGCCGGCCGGCAATTTGCATGCCTATATGCGGGGTTTTGCCCTTGAGGTAATGGCCAACTCCGACAACGTCTTACGAGGCGGACTCACCCCCAAACACGTCGATGTGCCGGAGCTGTTGCGGGTGCTCGATTTCACCCCGACCGCCGAGTCCGAGCTGCGGCCAGCGGTCCGCCACGACGGGCTGGAGCTGATCTATGACACCCCGACCGACGAGTTCGCAGTCGCGCTGTTGGCGCTCGACGGTGATCATGTCGGCCACGAGATCGATGCATCCTGCAGCCACGACGGTCCCCAGATCTTGTTGTGCACGGAAGGTTCGACGATGGTGCACGGGAAGTCCAAGTCGCTGTTGCTCGAACATGGCCAGGCCGCTTGGGTAGCCGCCGACGACGGACCGATCCGGCTGCTGGCATCGGAACCGGCCAAGCTGTTTAGGGCGACGGTTGGGCTGTGA
- the alkX gene encoding TetR family transcriptional regulator AlkX: protein MISTNFATKTDMVAPVKRIPYAEASRVLLRDSVLDAMRDLLLTRDWSAITLSDVARAAGVSRQTIYNEFGSRQGLAQGYALRLADRLVDKVHAALDANVGNIYESFLQGFRSFFSESAADPLVVSLLTGVAKPDLLQLITTDSAPIITRASARLATAFTQTWVATSDDDANVLARAIVRLSLSYVSMPPEADHDVAADLARLMTPFAERHGVINVP from the coding sequence ATGATCAGCACCAACTTCGCTACCAAAACAGATATGGTCGCGCCTGTGAAGCGTATTCCCTACGCCGAAGCATCCCGGGTCTTGCTGCGGGATTCGGTGCTGGATGCAATGCGGGATCTGCTGCTGACCCGCGACTGGTCGGCGATCACATTGTCCGACGTTGCCCGTGCCGCGGGCGTGAGCCGTCAGACCATCTATAACGAGTTCGGTTCGCGACAGGGGCTGGCGCAGGGGTACGCGCTGCGCCTGGCCGACCGCCTGGTTGACAAGGTGCACGCCGCGCTGGATGCCAACGTGGGCAACATTTACGAATCGTTCCTGCAAGGCTTCCGGTCGTTCTTCAGCGAATCGGCGGCCGATCCGCTGGTCGTCTCGCTGTTGACCGGGGTCGCGAAGCCCGACTTATTGCAGCTCATCACCACCGACAGCGCTCCGATCATCACCCGTGCGTCGGCCCGACTGGCAACGGCATTCACCCAGACCTGGGTGGCCACCAGCGACGACGACGCCAACGTGCTGGCGCGAGCGATCGTGCGGCTGTCGTTGAGCTACGTGTCGATGCCACCAGAGGCGGACCACGACGTGGCTGCGGATTTGGCCAGGTTGATGACGCCGTTCGCAGAGCGTCACGGTGTGATTAATGTCCCCTGA
- a CDS encoding alkane 1-monooxygenase, with amino-acid sequence MTTQFSSDAPGAPARDPEVGEWRDKKRYLWLMGLIAPTALFVMLPLVWGINQLGWHTAAQLPLWIGPILVYGLLPLLDLRFGPDGQNPPDEVMERLENDKYYRYCTYIYIPFQYLSVVLGAYLFTASNLSWLGFPDTHGGLGWVGKIGVALTIGVLGGVGINTAHEMGHKKESLERWLSKITLAQTCYGHFYIEHNRGHHVRVSTPEDPASARFGETFWEFLPRTVFGSLRSAVGLEAQRIRRLGRSPWDPRTYPGNDVLNAWAMSVVLWGALIAIFGVGLIPFVVIQAVFGFSLLEAVNYLEHYGLLRQQIATAAGKGRYERCAPMHSWNSDHIVTNLFLYHLQRHSDHHANPTRRYQTLRSMSGAPNLPSGYASMISLTYFPPLWRKVMDHRVLEHYDGDISRVNLHPRVRTKMLARYGAGQEGSA; translated from the coding sequence ATGACCACACAGTTCAGCTCCGATGCGCCTGGTGCGCCGGCTCGAGACCCCGAGGTGGGGGAGTGGCGGGATAAGAAGCGCTACCTATGGCTGATGGGCTTGATCGCCCCCACGGCGTTGTTCGTGATGCTGCCGCTCGTTTGGGGGATCAACCAGCTGGGCTGGCATACCGCCGCCCAACTGCCGTTGTGGATCGGGCCGATCCTGGTCTATGGCTTGTTGCCGTTGCTGGACCTGCGGTTCGGGCCCGATGGGCAGAACCCACCCGACGAGGTGATGGAGCGGCTGGAAAACGATAAGTACTACCGCTACTGCACCTACATATACATCCCGTTCCAGTACCTCAGCGTGGTGCTGGGTGCCTACCTGTTCACCGCGTCGAACCTCAGTTGGCTCGGCTTCCCGGACACCCACGGCGGTTTGGGCTGGGTGGGCAAGATCGGCGTGGCGCTGACCATCGGTGTGCTAGGCGGCGTCGGCATCAACACCGCCCACGAGATGGGGCACAAGAAGGAGTCGCTGGAACGCTGGCTGTCCAAGATCACCCTGGCACAGACCTGCTACGGCCACTTCTATATCGAGCACAACCGGGGTCACCACGTCCGTGTCTCCACCCCGGAGGACCCAGCATCGGCCCGTTTCGGGGAGACGTTCTGGGAATTCTTGCCCCGGACGGTGTTCGGCAGCCTGCGCTCCGCGGTCGGGCTGGAGGCGCAGCGGATCCGCCGGCTGGGCCGCAGCCCTTGGGACCCGAGGACATATCCGGGCAACGACGTGCTCAATGCGTGGGCCATGTCAGTCGTGCTGTGGGGTGCGCTGATCGCGATCTTCGGGGTGGGCCTGATTCCGTTTGTGGTCATCCAGGCGGTGTTCGGGTTCAGCCTGCTCGAGGCCGTGAACTACCTGGAGCACTACGGACTTTTGCGGCAGCAGATCGCCACCGCTGCTGGAAAAGGCCGCTACGAGCGCTGCGCGCCGATGCACAGCTGGAACTCTGACCACATTGTCACCAACCTGTTCCTGTATCACCTGCAGCGGCACAGTGATCACCACGCCAACCCCACCCGCCGCTACCAGACGTTGCGCAGCATGTCGGGTGCGCCCAACCTGCCCAGTGGGTACGCGTCGATGATCTCGCTCACCTACTTCCCGCCGCTGTGGCGCAAGGTGATGGATCACCGGGTGCTAGAGCACTACGACGGTGACATCAGCAGGGTCAATCTGCACCCGCGGGTCCGGACCAAGATGCTGGCGCGGTACGGGGCCGGGCAAGAGGGTTCGGCATGA
- a CDS encoding FAD-dependent oxidoreductase, protein MVIGASIAGLCAARVLADYYRRVTLFERDQLPTTPANRATVPQDQHLHMLMARGADEFERLFPGLLGDMVAAGVPMLENRPDCIYLGAGGHVLGTGHTLRDEFTAYVPSRPHLEWQIRRRVLELDNVEIVQRSVAEPRFDTAQQRVTGVLLDPAADGQTGAPEFVTAELVVDAAGRGTRLPAWLERWGYQRAPEATVDIGIHYATHQFRIPEGLLREKVVVAGASHDQSLGLGMLHYEDGTWVLTTFGVANAKPPRTFPDMLALAEQLLPDHFNAALAHAEPVGEPAYHAFPASKWRRYHKLNRFPAGIVPFGDAVASFNPTFGQGMTMTSLQAGHLRRALASSHRAPDVDVAEQFNRLTAKTTYPVWMMNAIGDITFHHAAAGQIPWWWRPSGALFDQFLGAAETEPVLAEWFLRRFSLLDSLYMIPPPRILGRAIAHNLRLWVGERRHAAKKRRRALTAQPSP, encoded by the coding sequence GTGGTCATCGGCGCCAGCATCGCCGGTCTGTGCGCGGCGCGCGTGCTTGCCGATTATTACCGCCGGGTGACGCTGTTCGAGCGCGACCAGCTGCCGACCACACCGGCCAACCGCGCCACCGTTCCACAAGACCAGCACCTGCACATGTTGATGGCACGCGGGGCCGACGAGTTCGAACGGCTTTTCCCGGGTCTGCTGGGCGACATGGTGGCCGCCGGAGTGCCGATGCTGGAAAACCGGCCGGACTGTATCTATCTGGGCGCCGGCGGGCATGTGCTGGGCACCGGACACACCCTGCGCGACGAATTCACCGCCTATGTGCCCAGCCGACCACATCTGGAATGGCAGATCCGGCGGCGAGTTCTCGAGCTTGACAACGTCGAGATTGTGCAGCGGTCGGTCGCCGAGCCACGGTTCGACACCGCCCAGCAGCGGGTGACCGGCGTGCTGCTCGATCCCGCAGCCGATGGCCAGACCGGTGCGCCCGAATTCGTGACTGCCGAGTTAGTCGTCGATGCCGCCGGCCGGGGTACCCGGTTGCCGGCGTGGTTGGAGCGGTGGGGCTATCAGCGTGCACCGGAGGCAACCGTGGACATCGGCATCCACTACGCCACCCACCAGTTCCGCATCCCGGAAGGGTTGCTCCGGGAGAAAGTGGTGGTCGCCGGCGCGTCCCACGACCAATCGCTGGGTTTGGGCATGCTGCATTACGAGGACGGTACGTGGGTGCTGACAACCTTCGGGGTGGCAAATGCCAAGCCGCCGAGGACCTTTCCCGACATGCTCGCCCTCGCCGAGCAACTACTGCCCGACCATTTCAACGCGGCGCTGGCGCACGCGGAACCCGTCGGCGAACCGGCATACCACGCATTTCCGGCCAGCAAATGGCGCCGGTACCACAAGCTGAATCGCTTCCCGGCCGGGATCGTGCCGTTCGGGGATGCGGTAGCCAGTTTCAACCCGACGTTCGGTCAGGGTATGACGATGACGTCGCTGCAAGCCGGTCATCTGCGTCGGGCGTTGGCATCTTCACACCGAGCGCCCGACGTCGACGTTGCCGAACAGTTCAACCGGCTAACGGCGAAGACCACCTATCCGGTGTGGATGATGAACGCCATCGGCGACATCACCTTCCACCACGCCGCCGCCGGTCAAATCCCGTGGTGGTGGCGACCATCCGGTGCGCTATTCGACCAATTCCTCGGGGCCGCAGAGACCGAGCCCGTTCTCGCGGAATGGTTTTTGCGCCGATTCTCCCTGCTCGACAGCCTGTACATGATTCCGCCGCCCCGGATCCTCGGCCGTGCCATTGCCCACAATTTGCGGCTCTGGGTTGGTGAGCGTCGGCACGCCGCCAAAAAGCGACGACGAGCTCTCACAGCCCAACCGTCGCCCTAA
- a CDS encoding FAD-dependent oxidoreductase, producing MVIGASIAGLCAARVLSDRYAKVTVFERDDLPNTPSSRATVPQDRHLHLLMARGAVELDSLFPGLLSDLVAAGVPMLDNRPDCIYLGALGHVLGTGQRLRQPYTAYLPSRPHLEWQMRRRVLALDNVTIQQRAVREPRFDRTHERVTGLVLDCGSGDPEFVAADLVVDAAGRGSRLPVWLTQWGYQRPAEEIVDIGINYATHRISIPDGLIREKMVVTGVRGERSLGLGMLCYEDGNWILTTFGVAKAKPPATFEEIRELACRLLPNRFTAALSRAQPIGGPAFHAFPASRWRRYDKLRRFPGGIVPFGDAVASFNPTFGQGMTMAFLQAGHLRRALRPPDREPAGKLNRATAKTTRPVWTMNAVADLCFQHADGHMPRWYRPVGALYDQFLGAAESDPVLAEWFLRRVSLLDSLYLVPSAPIVGRAVAHNVRLWLRERNQKRRTAAV from the coding sequence CTGGTGATCGGTGCCAGCATCGCGGGTCTGTGCGCCGCACGCGTGCTCTCGGACCGCTACGCCAAGGTGACCGTCTTCGAACGCGACGACCTGCCGAACACGCCGTCATCGCGCGCCACGGTGCCCCAGGACCGGCACTTGCATCTGCTGATGGCGCGCGGCGCGGTGGAGCTGGACAGCCTGTTCCCCGGACTGTTGAGCGATCTGGTGGCTGCGGGTGTGCCCATGCTGGACAACCGTCCGGACTGCATCTACCTGGGTGCGCTGGGTCACGTATTGGGAACCGGACAGCGGCTTCGCCAGCCGTACACCGCCTACCTCCCGAGCCGGCCCCATTTGGAGTGGCAGATGCGACGGCGGGTGCTGGCCCTCGACAACGTCACCATCCAACAACGCGCCGTGCGCGAACCGCGGTTCGACCGCACCCACGAGCGGGTTACCGGCCTGGTATTGGACTGCGGGAGCGGTGATCCGGAATTCGTGGCGGCCGATCTCGTCGTCGACGCCGCGGGCCGAGGTAGCCGGCTGCCAGTGTGGTTGACGCAATGGGGATATCAACGCCCGGCCGAGGAAATCGTGGACATCGGCATCAACTACGCCACTCACCGGATCAGCATTCCCGACGGCCTCATCCGGGAGAAGATGGTGGTGACCGGCGTCCGCGGCGAGCGATCGCTCGGGTTGGGAATGTTGTGCTACGAAGACGGCAACTGGATCTTGACAACCTTTGGGGTGGCCAAAGCCAAACCGCCGGCAACATTCGAAGAGATCCGTGAGCTCGCGTGCCGGCTGCTGCCGAACCGGTTCACGGCCGCACTTTCCCGGGCCCAACCCATCGGTGGCCCGGCATTCCACGCCTTTCCGGCCAGCCGATGGCGACGCTACGACAAACTGAGGCGCTTCCCGGGCGGAATCGTTCCGTTCGGGGATGCCGTCGCCAGCTTCAATCCCACCTTCGGGCAGGGCATGACGATGGCGTTTCTCCAGGCCGGCCATCTGCGGCGCGCCCTGCGGCCCCCGGACCGGGAACCAGCCGGCAAACTCAACCGGGCCACAGCCAAGACCACCCGACCGGTGTGGACGATGAACGCGGTCGCCGACCTTTGCTTCCAACACGCCGATGGGCACATGCCCAGGTGGTATCGACCCGTCGGGGCGCTCTACGACCAATTTCTCGGGGCCGCCGAAAGCGATCCCGTGCTCGCCGAATGGTTCTTGCGTCGGGTCTCACTCCTCGACAGCCTCTACCTGGTGCCGTCGGCTCCGATCGTCGGCCGCGCCGTGGCGCACAACGTGCGGCTGTGGCTTCGCGAACGCAACCAGAAACGGCGCACCGCCGCGGTTTGA
- a CDS encoding rubredoxin: MSDYKLYQCVQCGFEYDEELGWPDEGIAPGTRWEDIPEDWSCPDCGAAKTDFVMVEVARS, translated from the coding sequence GTGAGTGATTACAAGTTGTATCAATGTGTCCAATGCGGCTTCGAGTACGACGAGGAGCTGGGCTGGCCGGATGAAGGCATTGCGCCCGGCACCCGGTGGGAGGACATCCCGGAGGACTGGAGTTGCCCGGACTGTGGCGCCGCGAAGACGGACTTTGTGATGGTTGAGGTGGCTCGCTCATGA
- a CDS encoding amino acid permease, whose translation MGGRWRTKSVEQSIADTDEPETRLRKDLTWRDLVVFGVSVVIGAGIFTVTASTAGDITGPAIWVSFLMAAATCALAALCYAEFASTLPVAGSAYTFSYATFGEFLAWVIGWNLVLELAVGAAVVAKGWSSYLGTVFGFAGGTVHLGSMTVDWGALLIVSVVATLVALGTKLSSRFSAVVTGIKVSVVILVVVVGAFYIKTANYSPFIPKPEAGHNDRGADQSVLSLLTGAAGSHYGWYGVLAGASIVFFAFIGFDIVATMAEETKHPQRDVPRGILVSLGIVTLLYVAVSVVLSGMVSYTQLRSVPGGGHANLATAFTANGVYWASGIISVGALAGLTTVVMVLMLGQCRVLFAMARDGLLPRQLAKTGSRGTPVRITVLVAVAVGATASVFPITKLEEMVNVGTLFAFLLVSAGVIILRRSRPDLERGFRVPWVPLLPIASLCACLWLMLNLTALTWIRFAVWLLVGTAIYLGYGRKHSVQGRRELANAAVDK comes from the coding sequence ATGGGCGGTCGATGGCGTACTAAGTCGGTAGAACAATCGATCGCCGACACCGACGAGCCGGAGACTCGGCTGCGGAAGGACCTCACCTGGCGCGACCTGGTGGTTTTCGGTGTCTCGGTGGTGATTGGCGCCGGCATTTTCACGGTGACCGCATCGACTGCCGGTGACATCACCGGCCCAGCCATCTGGGTATCGTTCTTGATGGCTGCGGCCACCTGTGCGCTGGCGGCGCTTTGCTACGCCGAGTTCGCCTCGACGCTGCCGGTAGCCGGCAGCGCGTATACCTTCTCCTATGCCACCTTCGGTGAGTTTTTGGCCTGGGTGATCGGCTGGAATCTGGTGCTGGAGTTAGCCGTCGGTGCGGCCGTCGTCGCCAAAGGCTGGTCCAGCTACCTCGGCACGGTCTTCGGATTCGCAGGTGGCACAGTCCATCTCGGCTCGATGACGGTCGACTGGGGCGCCCTGCTGATCGTCTCGGTGGTGGCTACCCTGGTGGCGTTGGGCACCAAGTTGTCGTCACGGTTTTCCGCGGTTGTCACGGGGATCAAGGTGTCGGTGGTGATCTTGGTCGTGGTGGTCGGCGCCTTCTACATCAAGACCGCCAACTACTCGCCGTTCATCCCCAAACCTGAGGCCGGCCACAACGACAGGGGCGCCGACCAGTCCGTTCTGTCGTTGCTGACCGGAGCCGCCGGGAGTCACTACGGCTGGTACGGGGTATTGGCCGGGGCGTCGATCGTCTTCTTTGCGTTCATCGGGTTCGACATCGTGGCCACCATGGCCGAGGAGACCAAACATCCCCAGCGCGATGTCCCGCGGGGCATTTTGGTTTCACTGGGCATCGTCACCCTGCTGTACGTCGCGGTATCGGTGGTGCTGTCCGGCATGGTTTCCTACACGCAGCTGCGCTCGGTCCCGGGCGGTGGGCACGCGAACCTGGCCACCGCGTTCACGGCCAACGGGGTGTACTGGGCCAGCGGCATCATCTCCGTGGGAGCGCTGGCCGGACTGACCACCGTGGTGATGGTGCTGATGCTCGGGCAGTGCCGGGTGTTGTTCGCGATGGCGCGCGACGGGCTCTTGCCGCGGCAGTTGGCCAAGACCGGGTCACGCGGCACCCCGGTCCGGATTACCGTGCTGGTCGCGGTGGCAGTGGGTGCGACGGCATCGGTATTCCCGATCACCAAGCTCGAAGAGATGGTCAACGTCGGCACCCTGTTCGCGTTCCTGCTGGTGTCCGCGGGCGTGATCATTCTGCGCAGGAGCCGGCCCGATCTGGAACGTGGGTTTCGGGTGCCCTGGGTGCCGCTGCTGCCGATCGCCTCGTTGTGCGCCTGCCTGTGGTTGATGTTGAACCTGACGGCTCTGACCTGGATCCGGTTTGCCGTGTGGCTACTGGTCGGCACGGCGATCTACCTCGGCTACGGGCGCAAACACTCGGTGCAGGGGCGAAGGGAGCTCGCCAACGCGGCTGTCGACAAATAG